A portion of the Drosophila innubila isolate TH190305 chromosome 3L unlocalized genomic scaffold, UK_Dinn_1.0 0_D_3L, whole genome shotgun sequence genome contains these proteins:
- the LOC117788713 gene encoding LOW QUALITY PROTEIN: protein sprouty (The sequence of the model RefSeq protein was modified relative to this genomic sequence to represent the inferred CDS: deleted 3 bases in 2 codons) yields the protein MDRRNGGDPLAPPRPPKLLPRVHRPRAPEPTALSDSNNSSSSSSSNNISSSSSNSNSNNNNCNQQHSSITTSSSNNHNNHNNHNTNNNIISIIPATADIDDYQIHHLTFLPQRPSSLSRNSSNASSSTATANSSTGSTSSFTRRRPPVPLLSITSSNHNNSSNHNNSSNHNNNNTGNNINSSNNSNFLSHFQSAEPVSLLSTGQPPASPVTLAQPRPESERLTNVYVDTPLQHATRAQHPAGQQDNGQTTTHHLLLLPQRQHHQQHIRQQQQQQQEEQEDIITSIDWRRRRRQLQAQQRQRRRRSMSMSTLTSTSAGGIDGTDGLLHSHLHTIPAQHQQHHHTHQQHTHTHPQHQQHAQQLNGHTKAPASKFAPPAQPRNGLGFAAAATVQPITQPITKQPASGKEHMHALEELLQHQQQQQQQQQSLPGSGGQLGASIVMGGDPSLLNPIVCPHCGLCRCEQCQSPRPLPQTWVCNKTCLCSAESIIDYASCLCCAKALFYHCARDNDMDCDDGTGTPCVDNPCSCGPYKRTQRWGWLGALSIVLPCLWCYWPMRGCIKLCEKCYARFAGRGCRCQHSGNSGIGSTSSMMPIVPLGGGGNGIGGNLNGSGNNGAQNGGQANGKGFDHGCSAASRILRKGDLTPEKRLLDSSPDY from the exons ATGGATCGCAGAAATGGCGGCGATCCCTTGGCGCCACCCCGGCCCCCAAAGCTCCTACCGCGCGTGCATCGACCAAGGGCGCCGGAGCCAACAGCGTtaagcgacagcaacaacagcagcagtagcagcagcagcaacaacatcagcagcagcagcagcaacagcaacagcaacaacaacaattgcaatcaGCAACATTCTAGTATtacaacaagcagcagcaacaaccacaacaaccacaacaaccataacaccaacaacaacataatatCGATAATACCTGCCACGGCCGATATCGACGATTATCAGATACATCATCTGACGTTTCTGCCACAGCGTCCAAGCAGCTTGagccgcaacagcagcaacgccTCCTCATCGACAGCGACGGCGAACAGCAGCACCGGATCGACGTCCAGTTTTACGCGTCGTCGTCCGCCAGTGCCGCTGCTGAGCATcaccagcagcaaccacaacaacagcagcaaccacaacaacagcagcaaccacaacaacaacaacactggcaacaatatcaacagtagcaacaacagcaacttccTTAGTCATTTCCAAAGCGCTGAGCCCGTGTCATTGTTGTCAACGGGTCAGCCGCCCGCCTCCCCCGTCACGCTGGCGCAACCGCGACCCGAATCCGAAAGGCTCACCAATGTGTATGTGGATACACCGCTGCAGCATGCAACACGAGCGCAGCATCCCGCTGGCCAGCAGGATAATGGCCAGACAACGACgcatcatttgttgttgctgccacagcgacaacatcatcagcag cACAttcggcagcagcagcagcagcagcaggaggagcaggaggacaTCATCACATCAATCGACTGGCGGCGGCGACGACGGCAGCTGCAGGCTCagcaacgtcaacgtcgacgtcga tcaatgtcaatgtcaacgttaacgtcaacgtcagcgggCGGCATCGATGGCACCGATGGCTTATTACATTCGCATTTGCACACAATTCCCgcgcaacatcagcaacatcatcatacGCATCAGCAACATACGCATACGCATccgcaacaccagcaacatgCGCAACAGTTAAATGGTCACACCAAAGCACCCGCCTCCAAATTTGCGCCGCCGGCGCAGCCACGCAATGGACTTGGCTTTGCCGCAGCGGCGACAGTGCAACCGATAACGCAACCGATAACAAAACAGCCCGCATCCGGCAAGGAGCATATGCATGCGTTGGAGGAGTTGctgcaacaccagcagcagcagcagcagcaacaacaatctcTGCCCGGCAGCGGGGGACAATTGGGTGCATCCATTGTCATGGGCGGTGATCCGTCGCTGCTCAATCCGATTGTCTGTCCACACTGCGGACTGTGTCGCTGCGAGCAGTGCCAGAGTCCACGACCTTTGCCCCAGACCTGGGTGTGCAACAAGACATGTTTGTGCAGTGCCGAGTCGATCATCGATTATGCCTCCTGTCTGTGCTGTGCGAAGGCATTGTTCTATCACTGCGCCCGGGACAATGACATGGACTGCGATGATGGCACCGGAACACCCTGCGTCGACAATCCCTGCTCCTGCGGCCCCTACAAGCGCACCCAACGCTGGGGCTGGCTGGGAGCCCTGTCCATCGTGTTGCCCTGCCTCTGGTGTTACTGGCCGATGCGCGGTTGCATCAAGCTCTGCGAGAAGTGCTATGCGAGATTTGCCGGACGCGGATGTCGTTGCCAGCACTCCGGTAATAGTGGCATCGGTTCCACCAGCAGCATGATGCCAATTGTGCCACTGGGCGGCGGCGGCAACGGCATCGGGGGCAACCTCaatggcagcggcaacaatgGGGCACAGAATGGAGGACAGGCCAATGGCAAGGGATTCGATCATGGCTGCAGTGCAGCCAGTCGCATCCTCCGCAAGGGCGATCTGACGCCAGAGAAGCGGCTGCTCGACTCCAGTCCGGATTACTAA